The genomic DNA CGGTGACGGCCTTCTCGGCCCAGGCGTCGATCGCCGCGAGGGCGTGCGGCGTGTCCAGATCGTCGGCGAGGTAGCGGCGGACGCGGCCGATCAGTTCGTCCCCGTCGGGAGCCGATGAAGCCCGGAACGCGCGACGCCACAGGTCGAGCCGGGAGAGCGCACGCTGGAGCACCTCGTCGGACCACGGGCGGTCCTGCCGGTAGTGGCCCTCGAACAGGCCCAGGCGGATCGCGGCGGGGTCGACGCCCGAGCGGCGCAGCTTCGAGACGAAGACGAGGTTGCCGCGGCTCTTGGACATCTTCTCGCCGTCGAGGCCGATCATGGCCGCGTGCACGTAGTGCCGGGCGAAGCGCCGCTCGCCGGTCGCGGCCTCCACGTGCGCCGCCGAGTACTCGTGGTGCGGGAAGATCAGGTCGCTACCGCCGCCCTGGATGTCGAACGTCGCGCCCAGCCGGTTCGCGGCGATCGCGGCGCACTCGATGTGCCAGCCGGGGCGGCCGGGCCCCTGCGGCGAGGGCCACGACGGTTCGCCGGGCCGCTCGGCGCGCCAGAGGATCGGGTCGATGCTGTCGCGCTTGCCGGGCCGGTCGGGGTCGCCGCCCCGCTCGGCGAAGAACGTCTCCATCGTCGCCCGGTCGTAACCCGACTCGTAGCCGAACTGCTCGGTGGCGTCCGAGCGGTAGTACACGTCCGGGTACTCGGCATCGTCGACGATGTACGCCGAGCCGGTCGCCAGGAGCCGCCCGACGTACTCGACGACCTCGTCCACCGACTCGACCGCGCCGATGTAGTCCCGCGGCGGGATCACCCGGAGCGCCTCCATGTCCTCCCGGAACAGGTCCGTCTCCCGGGCGCCGAGATCGCGCCAGTCGATGCCGTCGCGGTCGGCCCGCTCGAACAGCGGATCGTCGACGTCGGTCACGTTCTGCACGTAGTGCACATCGTGACCGTTGTCCCGCAGCACCCGGTTGACCAGGTCGAACGCGAGGTACGTCGCGGCGTGCCCGAGGTGCGTGGCGTCGTACGGGGTGATGCCGCAGACGTACATCCCGGCGACCGCGCCGGGGTTGACCGGACGCACCGCGGCGTCGGACGTGTCGTAGAGACGCAGCGGGACCGACGGTCCGGGCACGGTGGGAACGGTGGGGGTCGGCCAGGAACGCATGCCCCCACCCTATGCGCCCGCATCCGGGCGTGGATTCCGGGCCGGACCGAGGCCGAGGGCCGCGATCGTCGGCGGTGAACCCGCCCCGCGGTCATCGCCGACACCTCGGACACCGCCTCCGACATGGGGCGATCCTGTGCCGCAAGGATTCTCAGGAAACTCTTGCTCCCCGCGACTAGCGGGGAGCGCGATCCGCCGCCATGCTTTACCCAACCTTGAACGACCGGTCGCCCCAGGAGGTGAATCGCATGTCCCGCAATACATTCGAGAACGCTCTCGATGGCCTGTTCCCCGCCGAGTCCCGATGGTTCCTCTACTGCCTGCTCGCCACGATCGCGTTCGGCGTGACCTGGCGTTTTCTCACCGCCGTCCGCCGGCCGGTGATCGAGCAGCCACCGCTCACCGTGCCCGAGATCGCCTGCCTGCGGTCGTGGCAGGCGCCGCTCCTCGCGGCGATGGGCCTGCTCAGGGCGGGTGAGCACCTCGACGCCGAGGGGCGTGCCGATCCCGCCCGCCCGCTGCCCTCGACCACCGACGATTTCACCCGCCGCATGCTGCATCGTCTCGACGGCTCGCAGTTCTCCGTCGACCTGCTCCTGCACGACCAGCTGCGCCCCCTGCGCGAGCTGGAGAAGGGCCTCGAGCAGCGCGGCTACCTGCGCACCAGCGCCGAGCGCTGGCGGAGCCGGTTCAGCGCCGCCCCGGTGGCCGCCGTCGCCGTCGCGGGGATCGTGGGCACGCCCGTGTTCATCGTCGCGCGGCATGCACCGGCCGATGCGGTTCTCCCCTGCGTGCTCGTGCCGTCGCTGGTCACCGCGGTGTTCGTCCTTCCGGTGCTGCTCACGGTCCCCCGCACCACGCCTGCCGGTCGACGCCTCCTGGCCGCAGAGCGCGCCCGAGCGAATTACCTGCGGCCGGTCCTCCGGCCCGCTTTCGCCACCTACGGCGCCGCGGCCGTGGGCCTGTCCGTCGCCCTGTTCGGCACCGCCGCCCTCTGGCAGATCGACCCCCGCTACGCCGCGGCGATGGCCGTGGCGGGCGGAACCGGCAGCGGCGGCTCCGGTTCGTCCTGCGGCAGCGCGTTCACGTGCGGTGGATCCTCCTGCGGCGGCGGATCGTCGTGTGGCGGAGGTAGCGGCTGCGGTGGGGGCGGCGGCTGCGGCGGCTGAGCCGCCGGCCGCCTCCGACGTCACGAACCCGCTTCACCGGGCCTTCAGCAGCGAGGGTGCCGGGATCCCGTCGAACCCATTCACCAGGAGGTGAACGTCATGTCCCGCACCACCCTCGAGACGGTCCTCGAAGCGCTGCTCCCCACCACGACCCGGTGGTACCTCTTCCTGCTGCTCGGTGGCATCGCGCTCGCCCTGGTCTGGCGGCTCGCGGCGGCGCCGTGGCGG from Tsukamurella paurometabola includes the following:
- the mshC gene encoding cysteine--1-D-myo-inosityl 2-amino-2-deoxy-alpha-D-glucopyranoside ligase, whose product is MRSWPTPTVPTVPGPSVPLRLYDTSDAAVRPVNPGAVAGMYVCGITPYDATHLGHAATYLAFDLVNRVLRDNGHDVHYVQNVTDVDDPLFERADRDGIDWRDLGARETDLFREDMEALRVIPPRDYIGAVESVDEVVEYVGRLLATGSAYIVDDAEYPDVYYRSDATEQFGYESGYDRATMETFFAERGGDPDRPGKRDSIDPILWRAERPGEPSWPSPQGPGRPGWHIECAAIAANRLGATFDIQGGGSDLIFPHHEYSAAHVEAATGERRFARHYVHAAMIGLDGEKMSKSRGNLVFVSKLRRSGVDPAAIRLGLFEGHYRQDRPWSDEVLQRALSRLDLWRRAFRASSAPDGDELIGRVRRYLADDLDTPHALAAIDAWAEKAVTVGGPDAGAPAAVATAVDALLGVPATA
- a CDS encoding TIGR04222 domain-containing membrane protein — translated: MSRNTFENALDGLFPAESRWFLYCLLATIAFGVTWRFLTAVRRPVIEQPPLTVPEIACLRSWQAPLLAAMGLLRAGEHLDAEGRADPARPLPSTTDDFTRRMLHRLDGSQFSVDLLLHDQLRPLRELEKGLEQRGYLRTSAERWRSRFSAAPVAAVAVAGIVGTPVFIVARHAPADAVLPCVLVPSLVTAVFVLPVLLTVPRTTPAGRRLLAAERARANYLRPVLRPAFATYGAAAVGLSVALFGTAALWQIDPRYAAAMAVAGGTGSGGSGSSCGSAFTCGGSSCGGGSSCGGGSGCGGGGGCGG